Proteins encoded within one genomic window of Dyadobacter chenhuakuii:
- a CDS encoding SAM-dependent methyltransferase: MNQLPTKLYLIPTILADDTQQKVLSPQILSTIQNLNVFFVENVRTARRFISGLRLGKVIDELTFIELHKDTPEHITREHLRALTQDAGVLSEAGCPGVADPGAVAVGLAHILGIQVVPLVGPSSILLALMASGLSGQSFAFHGYLPIDKSERKKALQQLERDSRQTGQTQIFMETPFRNNTFLEAILESCAPDTMLCIAANVTAEDEFIKTMSVKNWKSAKPDLHKKPTIFLIG, from the coding sequence AAGTGCTAAGCCCTCAGATTCTTAGCACGATCCAAAATCTGAATGTATTTTTTGTAGAGAATGTTCGGACGGCCAGGCGCTTTATCAGCGGCCTCCGGTTAGGTAAGGTCATTGACGAATTAACATTTATCGAGCTGCATAAGGACACGCCTGAGCACATTACGCGTGAGCATTTGCGGGCGCTTACCCAGGATGCGGGCGTGCTGTCGGAAGCGGGTTGCCCGGGTGTGGCTGACCCCGGCGCCGTGGCGGTGGGCCTGGCTCATATACTGGGCATTCAGGTGGTGCCATTGGTTGGCCCTTCCTCCATTTTGTTGGCGCTGATGGCTTCTGGGCTGAGCGGCCAGTCTTTTGCGTTTCACGGCTATCTGCCTATTGATAAGTCCGAAAGGAAAAAAGCTTTGCAGCAGTTGGAACGCGACTCTAGACAAACCGGCCAGACGCAGATTTTCATGGAAACACCATTTCGTAACAACACATTTTTAGAGGCGATCCTCGAATCCTGCGCACCGGATACCATGCTTTGTATTGCTGCTAATGTGACGGCTGAGGATGAGTTTATTAAGACGATGTCTGTCAAAAACTGGAAATCGGCCAAGCCCGATCTGCACAAGAAACCTACGATTTTCCTGATTGGGTAA
- a CDS encoding MBL fold metallo-hydrolase, translated as MTTVQTFTFNPFQENTYVLYDETGEAVIIDPGCVEKDEYEELYGFIEKNGLKPVAIINTHAHIDHVLGVAAVKRKYNIPFALHQIDEPYLRAVKTYASNYGFYQFDEPEIDRYLTEGEIVKFGTTELEVIFVPGHAPGHVAFVSHADHFVIGGDVLFYMSIGRSDLPGGNHEILINSIRTKMFTLPDDYKVYAGHMQATTIGFEKKNNPFFK; from the coding sequence ATGACGACCGTTCAGACTTTCACATTCAACCCATTTCAGGAAAATACCTACGTGCTTTATGACGAAACGGGCGAGGCGGTCATCATTGATCCGGGCTGTGTGGAGAAAGATGAATACGAGGAATTATATGGTTTTATTGAAAAAAATGGTCTGAAACCGGTCGCGATCATCAACACGCATGCACACATTGACCATGTGCTGGGCGTTGCAGCTGTAAAACGGAAATATAACATTCCCTTCGCGTTGCACCAGATCGATGAACCTTACCTGCGAGCCGTTAAAACTTACGCTTCAAATTATGGCTTTTACCAGTTTGACGAGCCCGAAATTGACCGTTATCTGACAGAAGGAGAAATTGTGAAATTCGGTACAACTGAGCTGGAAGTCATTTTTGTCCCCGGCCACGCTCCCGGACACGTTGCATTTGTAAGCCATGCTGATCATTTCGTAATTGGCGGTGACGTACTGTTTTACATGAGCATCGGGCGTTCGGATCTGCCGGGAGGAAACCATGAGATTTTAATCAACAGCATTCGCACCAAAATGTTTACATTGCCTGATGACTATAAGGTTTACGCAGGCCATATGCAGGCAACGACCATTGGTTTCGAGAAGAAGAACAACCCTTTTTTCAAATAA
- the pssA gene encoding CDP-diacylglycerol--serine O-phosphatidyltransferase, with amino-acid sequence MIRRNIPNALTCANLLCGCIGVVEAFHNNLVISCILIGAALIFDFFDGFLARLLKVSSAIGKDLDSLADMVTFGLLPAIIVYQLLMQSIPDLLGIWKAYPAFIIAIFSALRLAKFNNDPRQSDSFIGLPTPANAMLIASLPVILLTKDPFWKDIIVNTTNLLILSVVMSFMLVMEMPLIALKFKHFGWKGNEFRFLLIASTVILILTLKILAVPAIIILYILLSVVDNVTKKDRSIGNI; translated from the coding sequence ATGATCCGCCGCAACATTCCCAACGCCCTCACCTGTGCAAACCTGCTATGCGGGTGCATAGGCGTCGTAGAAGCGTTTCACAATAATCTGGTTATTTCCTGCATTTTAATAGGGGCAGCACTTATTTTTGATTTTTTTGACGGCTTTTTGGCGAGGCTATTGAAAGTGAGTTCTGCCATCGGAAAAGATCTTGACTCGCTGGCCGACATGGTAACATTCGGATTGCTGCCTGCCATTATCGTTTATCAGCTCCTGATGCAAAGCATTCCTGACCTGCTCGGCATATGGAAAGCTTATCCTGCGTTTATCATTGCCATATTCTCAGCGCTAAGGCTGGCGAAGTTTAACAATGATCCCCGCCAGAGCGATTCCTTCATTGGCCTGCCCACTCCAGCCAACGCAATGCTGATCGCATCGCTTCCGGTTATCCTGTTGACCAAAGATCCGTTCTGGAAAGACATTATTGTCAACACCACCAATCTCCTCATCTTATCCGTTGTAATGTCGTTCATGCTGGTCATGGAAATGCCATTGATCGCATTGAAATTCAAGCATTTCGGCTGGAAAGGGAATGAATTCCGGTTTTTGCTGATCGCATCGACGGTGATCCTGATCCTGACGCTTAAAATCCTTGCAGTGCCCGCCATTATCATTCTTTACATCCTGCTTTCAGTGGTGGATAATGTCACGAAAAAGGATAGATCAATTGGTAACATTTAG
- a CDS encoding 3-oxoacyl-ACP synthase III family protein: protein MAFSKITGLGYYVPDNIVTNNDLTKWMETSDEWIQERTGICERRYFEHGKDTNYSMAAAASRQALERAGLEPNDIDVIVYATITPDYFFPGSAFLMQRELGMDGKPVIDIRQQCSGFVYALSIADQFIRSGMYKTALVIGSEIQSSWIDKTTAGRNTAVIFGDGAGAAVLTATEDPQHCILSTHLHADGRFAEDLYVKEPGSSRPGRAATKEMLDEGGFNVHMNGNAVFKHAIVRFGEVINEALEANGFQQSDLDLLVPHQANIRISDYVRQQLGLSETQVVNNIQRFGNTTAASIPIAMAEAWEQGRLQDGNLICLAAFGSGFTWASALIRW from the coding sequence ATGGCTTTCTCTAAAATAACCGGTCTTGGCTATTACGTGCCTGATAACATTGTCACCAATAATGACCTGACCAAATGGATGGAGACTTCGGATGAATGGATCCAGGAAAGGACCGGAATCTGCGAACGGCGCTACTTTGAGCATGGAAAAGACACCAATTACAGCATGGCCGCCGCAGCGTCCCGGCAGGCACTGGAACGCGCAGGTTTGGAGCCCAACGACATCGACGTTATCGTTTACGCCACCATTACACCCGACTATTTCTTTCCCGGCTCTGCCTTCTTAATGCAGCGCGAGCTCGGCATGGACGGGAAGCCGGTGATCGATATCCGTCAGCAATGTTCCGGGTTTGTATATGCGCTTTCCATTGCTGATCAATTCATCCGCTCCGGCATGTATAAGACAGCACTGGTGATTGGCAGCGAGATCCAATCTTCCTGGATTGACAAGACCACGGCCGGCAGAAACACCGCTGTAATCTTCGGAGACGGCGCTGGGGCAGCGGTTCTTACCGCCACTGAAGATCCCCAACATTGTATATTATCTACACACCTTCACGCAGACGGGCGTTTTGCAGAAGATTTATATGTAAAAGAACCAGGCAGCAGCCGCCCTGGCCGGGCTGCCACAAAAGAAATGCTCGACGAGGGTGGTTTCAATGTTCATATGAATGGAAATGCGGTTTTCAAGCACGCAATCGTCCGTTTTGGAGAGGTGATCAATGAGGCCCTGGAAGCGAATGGATTTCAGCAAAGCGATCTTGATTTACTGGTTCCGCACCAGGCCAATATCCGCATCAGCGACTATGTCCGCCAGCAATTAGGGCTGTCTGAGACACAGGTAGTTAATAATATTCAACGTTTCGGTAACACCACAGCAGCCTCCATCCCCATCGCCATGGCGGAAGCCTGGGAGCAGGGGCGGTTACAAGATGGAAACCTGATTTGTCTGGCTGCTTTCGGAAGCGGGTTTACGTGGGCTTCTGCGCTGATCAGGTGGTAA
- a CDS encoding CoA-binding protein: protein MKRTLILGATSNPTRYAYLAAQKLRTYGHPILLLGRRKGTALGEEIHLDKQDWKDVDTVTLYINPTHQPEYYDYILSLNPKRVIFNPGTENPEFKSILKDKNIIPIEGCTLVMLSVGQY from the coding sequence ATGAAGCGCACGCTTATCCTCGGAGCAACCTCAAATCCCACCAGATACGCTTATCTGGCTGCACAAAAACTCAGAACCTACGGACATCCGATTTTGCTCCTTGGCCGGAGAAAGGGAACTGCATTAGGTGAAGAAATTCATTTGGACAAACAAGATTGGAAGGATGTAGATACGGTGACGTTATACATTAATCCAACCCATCAGCCCGAATATTACGATTATATCCTTTCTTTAAACCCTAAACGCGTCATCTTCAATCCCGGTACAGAGAATCCTGAATTTAAAAGCATCCTTAAAGATAAAAATATCATACCAATAGAGGGATGCACGCTAGTAATGCTTTCAGTTGGCCAATATTAG
- a CDS encoding NUMOD4 domain-containing protein, producing the protein MNESNVGRSFWNEKWAKIIFDEIENAPHYEVSNYGRLKSFQNNPKEGAVIKGSVIQGYRSLNIRVTGGKTINRYVHKLVAEHFVDKPSDEHIFVIHSDFEKQNNHFENLKWVTKAEMIDHNRENPAFINRVIPRRTKNYKLTESKVRIIKKLLKNDNNRLKMIAKQFGITHTQLNRIRSGENWKHVTIED; encoded by the coding sequence ATGAATGAGTCAAATGTAGGTCGGAGTTTCTGGAACGAAAAGTGGGCAAAAATTATCTTCGACGAAATCGAGAACGCTCCTCATTACGAAGTATCAAATTACGGCAGATTAAAGAGCTTTCAGAATAATCCAAAAGAAGGCGCAGTGATAAAAGGCTCTGTAATACAAGGTTACAGATCATTAAATATAAGGGTAACAGGTGGAAAGACGATCAACAGATACGTGCACAAGCTCGTAGCGGAGCATTTTGTTGACAAACCAAGCGATGAGCACATCTTCGTGATCCACTCGGATTTTGAAAAACAAAACAACCATTTCGAGAACCTGAAATGGGTTACAAAAGCTGAAATGATCGACCACAACCGGGAAAACCCTGCATTTATCAACCGTGTTATTCCAAGAAGGACTAAAAATTATAAACTGACAGAAAGCAAGGTAAGGATCATTAAGAAGCTGTTGAAGAACGACAATAACCGCTTAAAAATGATTGCAAAGCAGTTTGGGATCACGCATACGCAGCTTAACAGGATTCGTTCAGGAGAAAACTGGAAACATGTAACCATTGAAGATTAA
- a CDS encoding HesB/IscA family protein, producing MESPVQLTEKAKTEIRTTLAANKIPDTYGLRVGLKGGACSGSFLLGFDTATEHDQTYVVDDIKIFVDRRHLMYVIGLSVDFEEGANGTGYTVSTEEKV from the coding sequence ATGGAAAGCCCTGTTCAGCTTACAGAAAAGGCCAAAACGGAAATAAGGACAACATTAGCCGCCAATAAAATTCCAGATACTTACGGATTAAGGGTCGGACTCAAAGGCGGCGCATGCAGCGGTTCATTTCTGCTGGGTTTTGACACCGCAACCGAGCATGACCAGACTTATGTGGTGGACGATATCAAGATCTTTGTAGACAGGCGACACCTTATGTACGTAATCGGTTTGTCTGTCGATTTCGAGGAAGGAGCGAACGGCACTGGTTATACGGTTTCTACCGAGGAAAAAGTGTAA
- a CDS encoding DUF7935 family protein, with product MEYYSLLVILVLGLAIIFGIYATITTVASKLSDKQRWEIRGKHTDITLPLRLQAYERMCLFLERIAPNNLLIRLVPSAMSALELQQILLHEIREEYNHNVAQQMYISSNAWEQVTNAMNEMVAVINQASTEVAADSPPADLAKKIFSHVIEREVQPSAHALKVLKEEIRTLF from the coding sequence ATGGAATATTATTCACTGCTTGTTATTCTCGTGCTTGGCCTTGCCATAATCTTCGGCATTTATGCAACCATTACAACCGTAGCATCCAAGTTGTCGGATAAGCAAAGATGGGAAATCCGCGGCAAACATACCGACATTACACTTCCGTTAAGGTTGCAGGCTTACGAACGCATGTGCCTCTTTCTAGAACGGATCGCACCTAATAATTTGTTGATAAGACTGGTGCCCTCGGCAATGAGCGCCCTGGAATTGCAACAGATCCTGCTGCACGAGATCCGCGAAGAATACAATCATAATGTTGCGCAGCAAATGTACATCAGCAGCAATGCATGGGAACAGGTCACGAACGCTATGAATGAAATGGTTGCAGTTATTAACCAGGCTTCTACGGAAGTGGCTGCGGACTCTCCTCCTGCGGATCTTGCAAAAAAAATATTTTCGCACGTGATCGAGAGAGAAGTGCAGCCTTCGGCACATGCATTAAAGGTCTTGAAAGAAGAAATCAGGACTTTATTTTAA